A genomic window from Companilactobacillus alimentarius DSM 20249 includes:
- the rnpM gene encoding RNase P modulator RnpM, with protein MATRKIPMRKDILTDKMYPKREMVRIVKDKEGTISIDPTGKKPGRGAYVGLDPEAIKTAKSKKSLEKVFSHAVPEDFYDELFDFVDHQKARMDLFGDLGKKH; from the coding sequence TTGGCAACTCGTAAGATACCCATGCGTAAGGATATTTTAACAGATAAGATGTATCCTAAAAGAGAAATGGTCAGGATCGTAAAAGATAAAGAAGGTACTATTTCGATTGATCCAACTGGTAAGAAGCCTGGTCGTGGTGCTTATGTTGGATTAGACCCTGAAGCAATTAAAACCGCAAAATCTAAGAAATCATTGGAAAAAGTATTTTCACATGCAGTACCAGAAGATTTCTATGATGAATTATTTGATTTTGTGGATCATCAAAAGGCCAGAATGGATCTATTTGGTGATTTGGGAAAGAAACATTAA
- a CDS encoding L7Ae/L30e/S12e/Gadd45 family ribosomal protein: MNKFLNLLGLAVRAGKYISGTELTVNGIRAGKVKLVVMADNCSPRTKKDLHNKASYYNVPVVDTIDSNSIKMAIGKDRKVMGITDLGFAKRLKEIMDN; this comes from the coding sequence ATGAATAAGTTTTTAAATTTACTAGGTCTAGCTGTTCGTGCTGGTAAATACATCAGTGGAACGGAGCTAACTGTTAATGGCATTCGTGCTGGCAAGGTAAAGCTTGTGGTTATGGCAGATAACTGTAGTCCACGAACTAAAAAAGATTTGCACAATAAAGCAAGTTATTATAATGTACCTGTGGTAGATACAATCGATAGTAATTCAATAAAAATGGCTATTGGAAAAGACAGAAAAGTTATGGGAATAACTGATTTGGGATTTGCTAAAAGGTTAAAAGAAATTATGGACAATTAA